The following proteins are encoded in a genomic region of Dialister hominis:
- the rpmI gene encoding 50S ribosomal protein L35: MPKMKTRRAAAKRFTETGSGQFKRNKAFKSHILEKKSPKRKRNFRKAALVSKSDYKRVAKLLPNG, from the coding sequence ATGCCGAAAATGAAAACCCGTCGCGCTGCGGCAAAACGTTTTACAGAAACCGGATCCGGTCAGTTCAAGAGAAATAAAGCTTTCAAGAGCCACATTCTCGAAAAGAAGTCCCCAAAGAGAAAGAGAAATTTCAGAAAAGCAGCACTGGTTTCTAAGTCTGATTACAAACGTGTAGCGAAACTGCTGCCGAACGGCTAA